Part of the Falco peregrinus isolate bFalPer1 chromosome 15, bFalPer1.pri, whole genome shotgun sequence genome, CTTCCTGCGTCGGCACCGTCAGGTTAATCACGCTAACGATGACGAAAACATAATGGCTCAGACAGAGGAAAGGCTCCAaacccccagctcagcaccttgTTTCGGACCCTCACCACCTCACCCTCCGCCCATGCGCTCCTGAGCCCATGTGATGGGAGAGGCTGCGCAGCTCGTCCTGGTTCCTACCTGAGCATTGGCCGCACAACTGAATCCAGGGAGATCTTGATGTCCAGCTCGTAGGCACAGGAAAACTCCACGTTGATGGTCCGGTCCCGGGTGATGATGTTGCCTGTGTTGTTTGCACTCTCAATCCACACCGTGTTCTTGTACACTATGTGTGTGCTGTTCGACTGCAGAAGGGACACAGTGTGTTGCTCGAGACCGGCCCTTTGTATTCCCTTGCTCCTAACACCTTGGCCCCTAAACAAGCTGCGTGACACTGAGGgcgctgctgcctctgctgcctttgaCCAGAAAGGGGGCAGTATGGCAGGGCCAGGAACCGCTAGGCTTACTCTACAAGACTCGCCTCTGTTTTCCCCAGCCCCCACCGCATGAAAGCACCTCCTGAACATTGCTTGCACTGATGCACAACCCTGCCCTTACCCCAGTGTTGAGCAGGCTGCTGTGGAGAAGGACTGTTGGCTGGCATGAAGCCTCAATGTCCCCCATGCCAACAAGTTCCTTGCACACATAACAGCTCAGAATACACAGACTGCTCTCCTCAGCCTCCCAACTATTCCTCTGTCTCCTCCTGCATCTCTGGACTGGGATGCCAGTCAGTAAGGTGAAGGTGTCCACTGCACTGAATGACCATGCACACTACAAAGCCCATCCATGACCTACTGCCCAAGTGGAAGGTGCCCCAGTTGACAGTCAGAGCTATGTGCATGTCCCAGGTACCAGCTGATTCTTGGGTCCCTGTCACTCCATCATGCTGCCTGCCAAAGGCACACtccccccctgcctcctccaccCTCAAGTTCACATGAATGAGAAGACACTCAAGACGAACAGCCTGGCCTCCACTCCCAGCCCCGGGTACCCTGTGCCCAGCTCACCTGCACCACATTGCCACAGTTGCCTTTGGTGTTGTTGATCTGGAAAGAGATGAAGTCCTCCCCTTCGATGCCGGGGCAGTGGCGGTCATTGACCCGCACCCCCTCGCGCtcaaagcccagctggaacagctTGCACTTGGAAATGGACACCTCCATTTGGGCAGCTTTGCAGGTCACCTCTGCATCAATGATGTCATGGGTGGCTAGAGAAGACAGAACAGCGTCAGGTCACCACAAATGGCACCACAGGCCCAGGCTGCcggcccccctccccagcagcagaaatgggCTGGAATCATCTCCTGCAGCATACCCTGCCCACCCGACATCCCTACTGCTCAAAGTGCTCCCAAGCCACAGATGCCTCTAACATGCActccagaaaacctgctcctgtCCTGAACCGCACACAGTCGTGAAACCCCATCTCAGTTGAGGTCCCAGCCCTTGGCACCTCCTTCCCCGAGCTCCAGTGGTATGACAGCCTAACATGTGCCCACGCCGCTTGGTGCCAGGACCAGAGACTCACTGTTCCCATAGGGTGGTGGCTCGATGCACCCACACAGCTCCCCGCCGTTGTCCAGCTCGCAGCTGCGGTTGGGGCAGTCAGCGCCCACACAGGGATCTTCCACCACTCCTGCTAAACAGCACAAGACGGAGCACAAACACGATCTTTACCCTCGGACCATGGGGTGGGTGCCTCTGACTGTCATGGGCCACTCCCACCCCAGTGGTCCCTCTCCCACTGGATCCGGTCCCGGCGAGACACAGCTCCCCTTGACCTGGACAGCCCCCAGCTCTCTTACAGCAATTCTCCTTCTCGATCCACTCAGTGCCCAGGATGCCGAAGGTGCGGCAGGCCTCGCCATAGGCAGCCAGTGAGCCACACAGCTGGACCTTCTTGTGATTGTAGCAGCCATCCAGAAAGCAGGACTCGTAAAAGGGCAGGGGGTCCAGGAGGCCGTAGCAGGGCTGGAAGAAGCCTTTCATGTCTGTCAGCTTCAGGCAGTAGCTGTcgctctgcagctcctggatCTGGACGTTGTCGCAGGAAGCGGCGTACTGCGAGTACTGCAGCTCGTTGCAGCTGTGGGCACCGGACATGTCGCGGGGGCTCCCATCACAGCTGGCCCCACCCCCACTCCCGCCCAGCAGGGAAGGGCTGTCCAACCGCTCACCTCTTCTGCATGCCGTTGGTCTTCCAGCTCTGTGCCAGCACCACACTGCTGACCGCCGGCTTCCCCCGCAGCGTTGCATAGTCATCTGTCTGGTCGCCATTGAAGTTGCCGCAGAGGCCGCACACCTTGTTTTGCAGCCGCTCCCCAATGACAATTTTGATGACATTGAAGCCATTGTAGCGGATCTGGATGTCGGGGCTGGAGTCAATGACCAGGAAACCCTCCTGGCTGAAGATCTTTGTGGAAAGCCCCGTGACAAAGGGGATGCTCACGTGGCTGCCGTTCACCTGGCGCAGGAGGGGACACGAGGCTGACATCCCTCCTCTGCCTATGGACGCAAGCGTGAGCCGTCCGCAAACAGTTCCATGACTGCCTCCCACTATCCCAGCCATGAAAACACACCACCTTGTATTTGGCCGGAACCGGCATaccctcctccttccagcctGATGGATTGCTCTGAGCATACCACCTCCCTTAAATGCCTGCTGTAAATGCAGCTGCGCCGCAGAGGGAACCCTACTCACATGTAGAGGCTCTAGCCTGGATCTCATCATTCACCAGGAAAGGCCACAGACGGTGTCCTTCAGAGACTGAGCAACACCACAGCGACAGCCTGCCCTCTGCTCAAAAGCACAGTTTGGCCTGTACCACCGAGGGGGGTGGGTACACGACTATAAACCCCCAGGCTACAGACAGCCTCGACTCCTGCTGGCCCTTTTGTCCTGGATGGCATCCCTCCACAAAGCCCAACAGATGACATCCTTCACCCATAGACCTGCCTGGGTGGGGATGCAAGCCACTGACAGCATCTTCCATGGCCCTCGCAGAGACTGTTGCGCAGCCCTGACACCATCTCCTCTGCTTGGGAGCTGgttgagaccttaccttgacAGTATTCCTGTCAGTGATGAGAATCTGCTCCTCGTTGATGTAGAAGTACACGGGGGAGATGACAGTGAGATTGGGCGACGACCACTTGTCAAAATTTATGATGAGCTGGAAGGAGAAGTCAGGCAGCTTCTGGCAGATGGTGGAGAGGACGAAGGCACAGTTGGCAGGGAAGCGGAGGAAGGCCCCGTCGAAGGTGCGGAAGACGCCGCCGCCTGCTGCCAGGCAGAAGGAGCTCCTGGTGCTGAAGCAGCCACGGACGCCGTTGCGCAGGGCGCACTCCTCGTCCGACTTGCAGTGCCGTGGGTCACACTGGATGAGGTTGCGCCGGAAGCAGCGGCACCGGCGGGTGCAGTCCCCATTCCAGAAGAGCTGCTTGGGCTGAAAGAGGGACCCGTCAccagccagcagggccaggaacCCCTGCCCTACCCTCTGCGGACGCTTGGGCCAAGGTTTATGCCCCTCTGCCACGTGGTGAGCAAGAGCAGGCAacaaggacagaggaaaaggcGCAAAGAACATGCTTGCAGCTTGCACCTACCTTGCAACATCTCTGCTACCcacaggcaggaggcagctgcatGTTTCCACTGACACCACAACCTCCCTTGCCTCTTGTACACGCACAAAATACACAGCGTGCTAAATAGATCCTTGATCTCTTTCTCAagccctgctggccaccccCCATCCTGCTTGGGTCCCCATACGACAGTACCCCAATACTGGCCCCTTATGGGTGCAGGGCTTGGCAAAGACACCTTGTGCAAAACAGTTTTACCAGCACAAAATACAACCCACTACAATACAAGCAATGCCACCGGTACAACACCCTGCTGAATCAAACTCCCAAGTAACATCCAATAGCTACAAATAAGTATTTCATGTGAAACAGTAAACCTGTCTTGTGTGGAATACCTGGAACAATGTGATCATACAGTGCTGGACTTTGGCACTCATCAAAGCCAGTCTTCCCACTCACCgcccttttctcctccctcctccgTCTGCTTCTGCTTGATGCAAAACCACTACACTTCAGAGCAATCCCCAAGCATGGCCATGGACTGGCAGACACACGTGACGCTGATGAAGGAGAGGAcctgtccctccagccctgcagagcgCTCTTTCTGACTTAGGCTATAAGCCCAGCAAACGGACCCAGCACGACACATGGTACTGGCCTGGCCGGACTGCTATCCCTGCTCAGGTCACAAGACTCTGCCCAGAAATACCAGAAAGAAGGTGGCAGAAAGCCCTGAGAGAAGGATGTGAGCAACGTACCTCGTAGTATTTGCCATCGGAATAGCAGCCGCAGTTGTGGGGAAGGATGCAGCTCTTGCCGTTGAGGACATACCCAGGGTCACACTGGCATCCCTCCATGCAGTAGTGGCTGCAGTCACTCTTCAGCCGGATGGCAGCACATCGGGGCTGGCACAGGGACACGCAGCTCTCATAGTGGCTGTTGGGGGGACAGCTGACGGCTGCGATGTCACCAGCAGACAGAATGGATACAGATCAGCTCTCCGAACAAAACCAACCCGGCATGGGGCCATAATCCCTGCTGCTGGTGTCACCAGGCTGCTAACTCCCCTGAAGATAGTTAACATGGACCACATTGCCCAGAGAGGGACCCAGAGCTCCCGGGCACACAACTGAAGGGAAAAGGCACCCTTCATTCCTCCATCCTACACCACTTGCCAGCTTCCTAGTCCAAGCTGAGCAACACTTCTCCATTACTCACCACTGTCTCTGAGCTGCTGCACACCAGTTCCCCTGAGACCCCTTTCCCCATGCTCTCTGCCCTCCCACAAACAAGCCTGCTCACTGACAGCAGACTAATATTGCCCTGTAGGAAGCATATTGTGCTGGCCCTGGGGCCTTTCAGGCAGCATACGGAGCCTCCAGGCTCTCTGTGTGGGGACACATTCCAGGAGAATCACATTCTTTTTGCTGGGCTGCTCGAGAGTGAAGCCTGCAAGGTGCCTGAGGCCACTTCTCCCCATGCCCTTCTGGGGACCATTTCAGATCTGGTGTGCggggtgctggtcagcagccTTGCTACCCCTGCTCTGTGACAGCAGTGCCTTCTGAGCCATGGGTTTACTCGTTAGAAGGAAGAATgacataaatttaattttcagtcttgttAGCAAAGACAATTACTTCCCATCTGATTTGCCAGATAGATTGGCTGCCAGAGAGGCTTGCGGCTCCCATCCTCAGGAGTCTAATTGAACATCGCATCATAATCTTATTGACAAGAGCATGCGGCTTCATTAGAGCAAACACATACTCCTGGCTTTGAAGCTGGCTAATATAATTCCTGTTTAACAATGGAGGGATGGCTGACACCTTCTGAACTTGAGGATTCCCCCTTtccatccctgctcctgctATACTGCACAGAGTTTGTAACAACTCCAAGAGAGCGTAGCGCCCCAGGCCTGATCCCACACCTCTGCCTCACGCAGAAAGCGTAGGAGGGACCGGCTGCCCGGCTGTCAGCCTCCCCTTCCCCGGTCTGCAGATAGGTTGGTCTGGTGTGCTCGCCAGTGGCTATGTGTGCACCCACTGTGCTACTTTACCTCGCTGCTCTGTCGACTGCCCCCTTATCTGGCAGGCAAAGAGGGGACCCCCGGGGCCATCCCCAGGCGCTGACTGCAGGGACCCGGGACATTTTTGGGTCAATGGTCCACAGGTAGCTGGCACCTGCTGGTGCTCCATATGGTGCTCTGCTACCTCTCTACAGGCTGAGCTCCAGCAAGTGCTACAGCTACAGGGGCAACACCAGAAAGCACCTCTAGAGAAGAAGGACCCTGATGCAGGGTGGCACTTACAGCATGAGGTGAAGTTCCTCCAGCCGGTAATGGCAATGCCTTGTGTCTGGCATGTGCTGGCGTAATTCTGCAACCAGCTGCAGGCTGTTTGCATGGCTCCCCCATCAACACAGGTGTCAAAGAGGCAGTTCTTGTAGAAGAAGCTGGGGCTGATCTTGCTGTGGCATTTAGCAAAGACGCCGCTTTGGCTTGGGAtgaggctgcagagctgttgggGTTTCCAAAAGCCTTCCACCTTCCCGCAAGCAGGGCAACggtcaccacagcccacacGGCAGAATGCATCCCGCTTCGCCCAGCTCTGGACAAATTCAGTGACGCTGGCAGCTGGCACACcgcctgctgctgtcagatcATCCTCAGGGTTGCCATTGTAGCGGCCACAGAGGCCGTAGGTCAGGTTCTGGAAACTGCGTGGGACGGTGACAGAGAGGAAGGTCTTCCAATCGTACACCACCTTCAGCCCAAAGTCGGTCTCAACCACAATGTGAAAGCCAAAGGCAAAGATGTTCACTTTGCCCTGGCCCAGCTTCAGGGGCAGGTAGAGACGCTCATCATTGatctgcagggaaggaaacaaGATGCATCATGAGTAGGAATGATGATCAGAGCTGCCACAAGAGGACACACACGTATGAGGGCGGCTTGGCACTCCCAGAGCAAGGTCCTCACTAACCTCACCTCTAcatccaaaacaaagcagccacAACAGAAGCTCCCTCCAAAAACTGTGCCTGGCAGCACCCTACAGACAAGCCCAAGCATATGCACTTCCTGACCCCCGGAAAATCTTGCAAGCCCTAAGGCCTCATGGCTAGAGAATCACTCTGCGTTTGGGAGCCACAGCAGGGGAAAATAACCACAGTTCTCACGGCCCTGCACTCACCAGCACAGTATATTTGTAAGCACGGTGGATGACAATGTTGTAATTGAAGACCTCTACTTCAACTTGTTTCACCCACAGGGCCAGAGAGGTGTCCCGATCCTCATTCTTGGCTGTAACAGTGAACGCTGGGAAAGTGTCCGAGCGCTCTGCCCTCGGTCGGGTGATCGTGGTGCACAGGACCAATGCGCAGCTGCTCTGGAAGTCGAAAGAGTAGCCATCAAAAGTCAGGTAGTGCCCATAGCCGGAGATGATGCAGGAGGCATCAGTGCGGACATGACAGTAGTAAAGGCCGTTCTCCTCCAGGCAGTACTCATCATCCTTGCAGGAGACATTCTCACAATACACGCTGTTGTCGGAGCCATTGCAGTAGCAGAGGAAGTGGCAGGCGATGTCCATCCAAAAGGTCTGGTTGGTGGCCAGCTGGCGCCCCTCGAAATTGCAGCCGCACTCGCTGCGGGGAACGCAGCGGGTGCCACGGAGAGCAAAGCCCTCATTGCACTGGCAGCCCTCTGCACAGGTGTCGGCGCAGACAGGGCCGGTGGCCAGGGTCTCGCAGGTCTCCACGCAGCTCATGCACTCCTCAAAATGGCTGTTCTCTGGGCAGATGAGAGCTGCAGGGCCGACAAACATGGAACGTGAGCTCCtagctccagcagccccagggcagcaccgGGTGGGGAAACAGGCAAAAGGTGGGAATGGGGAGAGTGGTGGCTGATTCAGGGGGACAAAAAGCAAGAGGGGAAATGGTCCCAGCACCTTGCCACCCACTggctcttcccctcccctttgcaaccccttctcctcccagccATCACCCTCCTCACATCACAGCCCTGTCCTGCCACATGCTGAGCAACACCTTCTTCTGCTCTTTTGGAGGGTACAAGGCCAGGGCTCCTGAACGGATGCCTCCCTCAAACCTCTGTGGTGGAGATGGGGGCTGCCTCCCCACCATGTACTTCCACGCTGGGCatttttcacattcatttcTGAATTATGAAAGTTTTCCCATCAACGGCAAGTTTACAGTGACAGCTAAAATCAAGCGTTATTCAAACTATCCTCTGGTGGTGGTGTATAGCACTGTAAGAACCATCTGCAGCTCTGGAATGCTCCTACACTGCATCATAAAACTTCTCATGCCTCCTGAAATGCCACCCTGAAATCACTTCACTGGGAAATCTGTCTCTGCTGGCTAGAAACTACTGTCAGTACACGCAGCAGCGCTGCCTGGCCTTCGGGCTCATGAGACGCTGCATTCCTACCACAgttcccctttcccttctgtaTGCTACCCAGTAGCACGCTTCATACGTGCTGGCTCTGCTCATGGTAGAAGGCTCTACTGGGCATAGCTCTTCCAATGGCAAAGCTGACCTTAGGTTGACCAGTAGAGAAGAGAGTAGGAAAACTGCCCCAGACTGCCAGCGTTTAGGTACCTCTGCCCCTACCTCTTCATATGACCTTGAACATCTAATGCTGCCATTAGTGCTGTTGGGTCAGGGCCTCCCTCCCAAAGAGCCCTTCTGCTATTGAGTGCATTCCAGCTCCACCACAGAGGAGCACCCTGTGGGTAAGGGGTACCTACTGGAGACGAGAGAGGAGATGGTGGGGAAGAGAGCCCATAATTTTGGGCATCCCATAAGAAAAGCTACTCTACCTCTGTACACCCACAAGCTCCCAACAAAAAGACTTTGCCTGAGGGCAATGGGGTCTAATGTCCCCTTCTCCATGTACTCCCATGTACTTAAAAACTTTGGCAGACTCACGGCAAAAGCTGTGGCTCCTCCACTGGCCAATGTCCACCTCGGCATTCTTGCAGGCACTGGCGTAGCGTGCCACCGAGTCACACAGCTCCGACAAGTTGCCCCCACTATGGCAGAGACGGAAGAGGCACGTCCTGTAGTAGGCTGAGACATTGACCACACTGTGGCACTCCAGGAAGGAGCTGTTGGTGGGGTCGTTGATGATGCCGCAGTTGGAGCGGCTCCTGTATGACTTGAGCAGCTCTGAGTCATTATTGCAAGCCTTGAGGAGGTCCCCGCACTCCCCATTGCAGATCTCATCAAACGTGGTCCAGCTCTCCAGGAAGAGCTCCAGGTTGTCCGTACACTTGCCTTTGGGCAAGCAGAACTCATCGCTGGCGTTGCCGTTGAAAAAGCCACACAGGCCCCCAGTGCAGTTGAAGTAGGTGGTGGAGAGGTGGATCTCTAGGAGGCCTGAGTCATAGTAGCCGATAGCCAGGAGCCCCTCCAACTCCATCATGGTGCCGTTGTCACTACGGTAAATTTCCAGGCGGCCAGAAGGGTGGAAATAGGGCAGCTCCACATCATAACCATTCACCTACATTCAGTAACAAGCAGATCAAGATGCTTCAGGGAGGGTGACACAACTTTGAATgatccttcccagctgctggtcGCACTGCGCTGGGTACGCTAAACACTCCCTGACCCAGACCCACCCTCCAAGGCCCAGAGCCTCCTTTGACTGAAGGCATACAGctatttccttgctttttgccCCACCGAGGTTGTCtttccagggaaaaaacaaGTTATGGGAGACAACCACAATGTCAGGAAAGCCTCCAGAGCTGACTCTCACCAAGTGACAACTTCGCAGGCACCTAAAGGGCCTCCACACAGCAATGGCCCACGCAGGCTGCCTGCGAGTGCCACCAGGGTGCCTGAGGCCCTGACCTGGAGGAATGATTCAGAGCCACAGACCCACGAGCCCTTCTCCAAAGTGACACTGGATCACACCAccagccaccacctcccactgcagccctggggtgggCCGCCCTGATGGCAGCACCTTTACCTTGATCTCTGACAGGCTGGTGCCTCCAATCTTCACCTCTTGGCCAACTGCCTGGATCCGCACGACACGTGGTCCATTGGGAGCGGATCCGGGTTTCTTTTGGCTGATGTCCACCTCGATGAAGTCTGGTCTCTCTGGACAGGTTTTGAGCAGCGTGTAGGAGTGCTCCAGTGGATAGGGGAAGGTGACACCATCAAATGTCTGCAGCACCTGGTTCTGCCCCACCAAACACAGGCTCTCTCGCTTGGGGTAGCAGCCCCGGTAGCCATTCTCAATGGAGCAGACCTCTCCTTCGGGACAGGTGGTATTAAAGCACCTGGCCTCCCCGCCATCCTCACACTGGCACTCCACTGTACAGTCTGCTACTGCCCAGAAAGACTCCCCGATGGCATAGTACCGGCCATCCACATCGCAGCCGCACTTCTGGACGGGGACGCAGCGGTCCATGCTGAGGACATGGCCCTCGTTGCACTCGCAGCCCTCGATGCATGGGGATGTGCAGGCAAGCGGGGCCGTGAGGTCCGAACATGTGgcggggcagctgctggcacacaCCGAGTAGTGGCTGAGCTCTGGGCACTGCACGGCTGTCActgtgggagcagaggggagacAAACAACAGGAGGACTGTATTACGCCATGGTTCAGGGCCAGTTGCCTCTTTCCCATTGACCCATAACAGAGACAACACAAAGTGACCTGGGAGCCTCACTTGATGGTAGAATTGGTGCCTGCGTTTCcttccagcacctccctggcCATTCCTCTCATGCAAGCAATAGCTTCTCCAAAACAGTCCCAGAGCCACCCACAGCTATTTAAGGCCACAAGCAAGGAGGGCGGGCCGAGAAGCATGCTGCTGGCCAGTCCCCATTCCAGTCCAGCCTCCATCTCTCATTGTGGTGGCTAACCATCTGCAGAGCAATGTGGAGCTCATGCCTCGTGCCTGATTTGTGCCATCCTTTTGCTGGCACAAGAGTCTGATGCCGTGGAGAGGAGGGACTGATCGGCTCCTGCCCAACTCCATTGCCTTGGAC contains:
- the TECTA gene encoding alpha-tectorin isoform X3; protein product: MNKRSFLGTWVALLVITARQRADVMASLYPFWQNDTKTPKVDDGSSPEIKISVPFIFLGAPYRSIYVNNNGVISFNALVSQFTPEAFPLTDGRAFVAPFWADVHNGIRGEIYYRESTDPELLRRASKDIRKHFKDMSSFSAIWIFIVTWEEVTFYGGSSTTPVNTFQAVLITDGVSSFAIFNYHEISWTTGTASGGDPLTGLGGVMAQAGFNGGNVTNFFSIPGSRTPDIINIEETTNVNVPGRWAFKIDGREIDPANGCSLRGQFLRQGEIFWDNANCTTKCRCLDFNNEIFCQEVACGPFEACELKTKFFQCVPVESSTCVVFGDPHYHTFDGFLFHFQGSCSYLLARQCWPDSQLPYFNVEAKNENRGGSSVSWLRDIFVEVYSHKIVLPKGSFGKAKVDDLVVSLPISLELGAIKVYQSGLSTALETDFGLLVTYDGQHYASISVPGTYINATCGLCGNYNKDPEDDTLRSDGSLAVSVPDLGESWRVPHPERKCSAGCWDNCSLCDTATESLYFTSEYCGFINKSSGPLWECSAVVDPTAFVHSCVYDLCSKRDNGTSLCQAIQAYAAVCQALGISVGEWRTQTGCMTAVQCPELSHYSVCASSCPATCSDLTAPLACTSPCIEGCECNEGHVLSMDRCVPVQKCGCDVDGRYYAIGESFWAVADCTVECQCEDGGEARCFNTTCPEGEVCSIENGYRGCYPKRESLCLVGQNQVLQTFDGVTFPYPLEHSYTLLKTCPERPDFIEVDISQKKPGSAPNGPRVVRIQAVGQEVKIGGTSLSEIKVNGYDVELPYFHPSGRLEIYRSDNGTMMELEGLLAIGYYDSGLLEIHLSTTYFNCTGGLCGFFNGNASDEFCLPKGKCTDNLELFLESWTTFDEICNGECGDLLKACNNDSELLKSYRSRSNCGIINDPTNSSFLECHSVVNVSAYYRTCLFRLCHSGGNLSELCDSVARYASACKNAEVDIGQWRSHSFCPLICPENSHFEECMSCVETCETLATGPVCADTCAEGCQCNEGFALRGTRCVPRSECGCNFEGRQLATNQTFWMDIACHFLCYCNGSDNSVYCENVSCKDDEYCLEENGLYYCHVRTDASCIISGYGHYLTFDGYSFDFQSSCALVLCTTITRPRAERSDTFPAFTVTAKNEDRDTSLALWVKQVEVEVFNYNIVIHRAYKYTVLINDERLYLPLKLGQGKVNIFAFGFHIVVETDFGLKVVYDWKTFLSVTVPRSFQNLTYGLCGRYNGNPEDDLTAAGGVPAASVTEFVQSWAKRDAFCRVGCGDRCPACGKVEGFWKPQQLCSLIPSQSGVFAKCHSKISPSFFYKNCLFDTCVDGGAMQTACSWLQNYASTCQTQGIAITGWRNFTSCSVSCPPNSHYESCVSLCQPRCAAIRLKSDCSHYCMEGCQCDPGYVLNGKSCILPHNCGCYSDGKYYEPKQLFWNGDCTRRCRCFRRNLIQCDPRHCKSDEECALRNGVRGCFSTRSSFCLAAGGGVFRTFDGAFLRFPANCAFVLSTICQKLPDFSFQLIINFDKWSSPNLTVISPVYFYINEEQILITDRNTVKVNGSHVSIPFVTGLSTKIFSQEGFLVIDSSPDIQIRYNGFNVIKIVIGERLQNKVCGLCGNFNGDQTDDYATLRGKPAVSSVVLAQSWKTNGMQKSCNELQYSQYAASCDNVQIQELQSDSYCLKLTDMKGFFQPCYGLLDPLPFYESCFLDGCYNHKKVQLCGSLAAYGEACRTFGILGTEWIEKENCSGVVEDPCVGADCPNRSCELDNGGELCGCIEPPPYGNTTHDIIDAEVTCKAAQMEVSISKCKLFQLGFEREGVRVNDRHCPGIEGEDFISFQINNTKGNCGNVVQSNSTHIVYKNTVWIESANNTGNIITRDRTINVEFSCAYELDIKISLDSVVRPMLSVINLTVPTQEGSFTTKMALYKNSSYKHPYRQGEVVLTTRDVLYVGVFVVGADSNHLILMLNKCYATPSRDSNDKLRYFIIEGGCQNMKDNTIGIEENGVSLTCRFHVTVFKFIGDYDEVHLHCAVSLCDSEKYSCKIDRTGARTTVAVSRSAQARQMDPCAAA
- the TECTA gene encoding alpha-tectorin isoform X1 codes for the protein MNKRSFLGTWVALLVITARQRADVMASLYPFWQNDTKTPKVDDGSSPEIKISVPFIFLGAPYRSIYVNNNGVISFNALVSQFTPEAFPLTDGRAFVAPFWADVHNGIRGEIYYRESTDPELLRRASKDIRKHFKDMSSFSAIWIFIVTWEEVTFYGGSSTTPVNTFQAVLITDGVSSFAIFNYHEISWTTGTASGGDPLTGLGGVMAQAGFNGGNVTNFFSIPGSRTPDIINIEETTNVNVPGRWAFKIDGREIDPANGCSLRGQFLRQGEIFWDNANCTTKCRCLDFNNEIFCQEVACGPFEACELKTKFFQCVPVESSTCVVFGDPHYHTFDGFLFHFQGSCSYLLARQCWPDSQLPYFNVEAKNENRGGSSVSWLRDIFVEVYSHKIVLPKGSFGKAKVDDLVVSLPISLELGAIKVYQSGLSTALETDFGLLVTYDGQHYASISVPGTYINATCGLCGNYNKDPEDDTLRSDGSLAVSVPDLGESWRVPHPERKCSAGCWDNCSLCDTATESLYFTSEYCGFINKSSGPLWECSAVVDPTAFVHSCVYDLCSKRDNGTSLCQAIQAYAAVCQALGISVGEWRTQTGCMTAVQCPELSHYSVCASSCPATCSDLTAPLACTSPCIEGCECNEGHVLSMDRCVPVQKCGCDVDGRYYAIGESFWAVADCTVECQCEDGGEARCFNTTCPEGEVCSIENGYRGCYPKRESLCLVGQNQVLQTFDGVTFPYPLEHSYTLLKTCPERPDFIEVDISQKKPGSAPNGPRVVRIQAVGQEVKIGGTSLSEIKVNGYDVELPYFHPSGRLEIYRSDNGTMMELEGLLAIGYYDSGLLEIHLSTTYFNCTGGLCGFFNGNASDEFCLPKGKCTDNLELFLESWTTFDEICNGECGDLLKACNNDSELLKSYRSRSNCGIINDPTNSSFLECHSVVNVSAYYRTCLFRLCHSGGNLSELCDSVARYASACKNAEVDIGQWRSHSFCPLICPENSHFEECMSCVETCETLATGPVCADTCAEGCQCNEGFALRGTRCVPRSECGCNFEGRQLATNQTFWMDIACHFLCYCNGSDNSVYCENVSCKDDEYCLEENGLYYCHVRTDASCIISGYGHYLTFDGYSFDFQSSCALVLCTTITRPRAERSDTFPAFTVTAKNEDRDTSLALWVKQVEVEVFNYNIVIHRAYKYTVLINDERLYLPLKLGQGKVNIFAFGFHIVVETDFGLKVVYDWKTFLSVTVPRSFQNLTYGLCGRYNGNPEDDLTAAGGVPAASVTEFVQSWAKRDAFCRVGCGDRCPACGKVEGFWKPQQLCSLIPSQSGVFAKCHSKISPSFFYKNCLFDTCVDGGAMQTACSWLQNYASTCQTQGIAITGWRNFTSCSVSCPPNSHYESCVSLCQPRCAAIRLKSDCSHYCMEGCQCDPGYVLNGKSCILPHNCGCYSDGKYYEPKQLFWNGDCTRRCRCFRRNLIQCDPRHCKSDEECALRNGVRGCFSTRSSFCLAAGGGVFRTFDGAFLRFPANCAFVLSTICQKLPDFSFQLIINFDKWSSPNLTVISPVYFYINEEQILITDRNTVKVNGSHVSIPFVTGLSTKIFSQEGFLVIDSSPDIQIRYNGFNVIKIVIGERLQNKVCGLCGNFNGDQTDDYATLRGKPAVSSVVLAQSWKTNGMQKSCNELQYSQYAASCDNVQIQELQSDSYCLKLTDMKGFFQPCYGLLDPLPFYESCFLDGCYNHKKVQLCGSLAAYGEACRTFGILGTEWIEKENCSGVVEDPCVGADCPNRSCELDNGGELCGCIEPPPYGNTTHDIIDAEVTCKAAQMEVSISKCKLFQLGFEREGVRVNDRHCPGIEGEDFISFQINNTKGNCGNVVQSNSTHIVYKNTVWIESANNTGNIITRDRTINVEFSCAYELDIKISLDSVVRPMLSVINLTVPTQEGSFTTKMALYKNSSYKHPYRQGEVVLTTRDVLYVGVFVVGADSNHLILMLNKCYATPSRDSNDKLRYFIIEGGCQNMKDNTIGIEENGVSLTCRFHVTVFKFIGDYDEVHLHCAVSLCDSEKYSCKINCPQHTRMASAFAEEPKEQIISVGPIRRKRSDWCEDNGGCEQICTSQADGPLCSCVTGTLQGDGKSCRGKYCGRHSRGAWGKHDGGLPSPGVNSAGKVAGTCSVSQIGGRQRAGGQRCLVAWHLRAVRPMTADFEELAGSCKGGDAIQHGAGQWQGRDHG